Within Quercus lobata isolate SW786 chromosome 5, ValleyOak3.0 Primary Assembly, whole genome shotgun sequence, the genomic segment TAGTATATTATTAACGATTTacttaaatctttttatttgttttagatGGTGGAAAGACCTAGGCTTGGCCAATGAGTTGAAATTTGCTAGAGACCAGCCACTTAAATGGTACATGTGGCCCATGGCATGCCTCACAGATCCAATCTTGTCGGAGCAAAGGGTTGAgctcacaaaacccttggcacTACTCTACATAATAGATGACATATTTGATGTTCGTGGAACCCTCGATGAACTTAAACACTTCACAGAAGTTGTCAATAGGTATGGATCAGTAGTAgaataatataagaaaaatgttaaaactataacaaattttactatgaATTGATGTAACTATAAATATGATTTATGTCACTTCAACataacatataataataaaaaaatatcttaattAGTACTTTGTGATTAGTTAATGTAGTAAAACTTGTTATAACCccatatttatttgaaaaataaaaataaaattgcatgCAGATGGGAACTTGATGCTGCTGAGCAACTACCAGACTACATGAAGATATGCTTCAAGGCTCTTTATGACATTACCAACGAAATCTGCTACAAGGTCTACAAAAAGCATGGATGGAACCCCTTGGAAAGCCTTAAAAAAACGGTATAAAATAATGTAACCCGGAACCTAGCAAGAATTTATTAATTGAGTATGGATTTAGGAAAgtttagggcccgtttggtacgtgtgtttaaacaacaatattaagtttttttggaaatatgtgtggatgaaaaagtgtgtgaaaatacttataatgttgtttaaaaaatgaaaacatgtgtttgaacTCACGTACTAATAGAGGTCTTAATGAGCTGTGTTTGAgaatttatattaatatttatagtGGGCGAGATTGTGCAACGCATTCTTAATAGAAGCACAATGGTTGGCTCATGGGATCTTTCCAAAGACGGAAGAGTACCTGAAGAATGCCCTTATCAGCACAGGAGTGCATATGGTGCTTGTtcatactttctttttcttgggtCAAGGCATAACCAATGAAACTGTAGATCTTCTAGATGATGTTCCGGGCATTATATCTTCTACTGCGAAAATTCTTCGTCTTTGGGATGACTTGGGAAGTGCCAAGGTAACATATAATTTAGTGATGAACCTTTTCCTTTCTTAACAAAGAGATTTTTATTCCCTATTGTGACCTTTTAGGTGGGTTaaatacaagaaagaaaagaaaacttagATTACTTTGACAGAATCCAGCATCCTAACAAAACAAGTGTCGGAGTTTTTAGTTAAGAGCACAGACTTGAAGGAACTGTACTTGCCTTCTTTTACATGCTTGACCAAggaacaaaattataaaatagagATCACTAGCATCACTATGAGTCTATGGCACTACATTGTTCTTAGTCCTAAGAAATAGAAACTGATAATGGAACAAGCAATCAATTGGGACTCAGCTATTTGCTAAAACCTAGGACTACCAGATaaacttaatattttcaaaacaactTTAGTAAGCAGATGAACAAAGTTTATCTTTAAATTAGTTTAGAAAGAAACTCTacaaacttctcatatatcttctttttgcgtgtaaattttgaaaatctaacatttaaatttcatatttcttatgttcttaacatgcatataaaattttgtttagattggatgatatttattattcgatcaataaacttattttttatatataattttagatcacaaaaagttgaaattttaacatttatttgtTGACATAGTAgttgatttttgatctttttgaaattttgcaaacacgAAAGATAtgataagaacatgcaatctaacggttagattttcaaaatttacactcaatataaaaatatataaggaatttgtagggtttctctccaaactaatttggagaaaAACTTTGTTCCAAGTACATGCTTTCTATGAAGTTAAACTAATTAACTTAAAgatcattattaaaaaatttcagataAAATAATACACCTAACAAACACAATAACAATCATCTCCATGAGGCATTCCCGAATGGAGATGGTCTAGCTTATGTTTACGTAGTTATTACCAATCCCATGCATGgtgaagattaaaagaaaaaaattgacttcAAACAGATTTAGAATCATCTTTTCCAATCCATTAGTGATGAATTATAATGCTATTcatttgtattatttaaacaaattatataacttcaaaaaattatataactaaaactacatataaataatctttttaattattacatattAAGTTTGCGTCAAACATTTTTCAAGaccaaatatttatattatattgttaTTCTTAATTAGAATGAAATTTAGAGGGTCTATTTCACAATTATAAAGACAAGACCTATGACTATATACGCATAATAGGTCTATTAGTACAATATTATAGTAACAGTACATTGATGGGACAATTGAACTTGacaaataatttcataaaaGATGAAATGAAAACACGTATAAatgatataaattaaaaatggaataaagttaaattacctataaaaataactaattgGGCAAagtgcaaaatattttttttatataagataaatattttattttaacttaatctaaatgtatatgtgtatgaaactctTTCCTAAAGACTTGAACCTCAATTTTTGCTCTCATATCTCACAAGCATTTACAATTGTAGAGTGAAATATTACTTGCTAAAAGTtagtaaaattataattatattaaaaaaattaaggtttcaaaacattttatatatatgtgtgtgtgattttttgtatatgtaaataaaataacaattatgaaaaagaaggaatagttgattaaaaaaaagggtagagtGTTTTTTATCAAATAACTTCCTTTGCTAGGTAAGATGTGTTTTCAAGGGTCACAGGTTTAGCTAACCAAGAGTTTTTAGGGTCATCCAAAATTTTGCGGGCACCCCTAAACTACAACGTGGATCGATCCACCCCTTGATAAATAAAGTCGTGTGCTATTCATAACATTTATCGTCTTAAGTGGTTAGTTACCAATAAAAATTACagagaaatgagagagaaagctATGGAcagaagttattttgtgaaacacAAAACTATAAGATTAGTATGTTTTGCTGCTATTATCAAATTTTGCAGAGCAAAACTATAGCTTATTGTGAACGAAATGGAAGAAAGAACTACTCATTTGTTTTACTGGGGGTCCGTGGCATAAAGGAGAGAAGAGTGGCTATAGATATATGGCTTTCCTTTATTCAAAGAGGACATGTTTAATTTAAGACAAAGTACTCCATTGATGTCCATAAAGTTTATGGCATGCTGCTCCACCCCACGGTTGGCAGGTTACTTCTTGCAATAATTCTCAGGGATCTGGGTGTATAGAAGGGGAAATAACAAAGGTTCTGTTGCTCCGGATAGTTGGTGTATGTATGAGTGGCTAGTATCATTCTAGCCTTTTGGGCTGGCTAGCAGTATTAGACATTTGGACCTACATTTGCCAATCATTACCTGAAGCTTCCAGGTAGTGCTATGGCACACCAATTAATGCGAAGACCCACATATTGTTGGCTAGGGCAATAATATGTTCTTATCAATAGTAACGTAGTAAGGGGAATAATTTTCCTCGAAATCAGTTTGAATGTAAACACAAAGCACAAAGTTTTTCTCTTTAGGTGAATCTCCTTTGAAATATGTGTAACAACCatttatgtgtattatttaaataaatcacATAACTTTTTATACAGGTCATGCAATCAATCACCACATAGAAAAGAGAATTAGAGAAATTTTTCTTAAGACTAGTTTGAAgataaatttgtatttgttttggtCTTGGTGAACTTGGTCAATAATATCACGCTTGGTTTCAGTTTTAGTCCATTTGTTGATTGGATCCTCACTGGATCCATACAAACCTAGGCCCAGTTACACTTATTATTAGTAAAGTTTTAAATATTGTTTCAATTGAAATGAACCCTGTACAAAGTGATGTTAGATCAATTACAACTTGTCACGATTTTATAGCTGAGTGGTATTGACtaaatttttataaggaaaaatagaattcaaatCCTCATCccattattgtaaaaaaaaaaaaaaaaaaaggaaaaaaaactcaCAAGCTCTACAAATTACCAAATAATGTCACTAGTACAGCACTAGTCGATCTAGGGTGCCAGAAATTGGCTTTTAATTCATGTTTGAAACTTGCTCTTTCTAGTCACTGAAATAAGCCTGGTTTTAACTGCAGGACGAGAATCAAGATGGGCGTGATGGATCTTATTTAAAGTGCTACATGAAAGAACATTGTGGCTCTTCAATCAAAGACACAAGAGAACATATAATATCTATGATTTCAGACGAATGGAAGTGCCTCAACAAGGAATGCCTCTATTCTTATCCATTCCCTGCATCTTTTAAGAATGTTTCTCTCAATGCTGCAAGGATGGTTCCTTTGATGTACAATTACGATGACAATCATCGCCTTCCAAGTTTAGAGGAGCATATGAAGTCGCTGCTAATTGGTGGTGTTGTTACACAACAAAATGAACTAACTATTGTATCACAGATGAAGGCTGAAGGATAAGGAAGCCAGATCAGAATCAGAAGTGAGCAAAGATATAGGGAATGAAGAAAGACCAGGCTAAACAACATGTATTGTTTATGTTACTAGTGTTGGTTAAACTATATGTagtttagggtccgtttggatacagctgaaaactgaaaactaaaactgaaaactgaaaaacactgtagcgaaataatttttaaatgtgtaaatagtaccgtgggatccatctgtaataaaaaagttactgaaaagtgaaatttgtgggtccatgaacagtacacgatgtgcactgattggtccaaaaaagtttgaaaagtcaaagtttgcggctactgttcattgaacagtgcatgagcAGTAGCCGCAATCTGAAAAaatgcgtgaaaaaaaaaaaaaaaaagcaaacaaaacgCAGACACAGACGtatcagcccaatccaaacgcaactTTAGTCTAGTCTAGTAATGGGCATGTGATGTGCACATGTGTGATTAGTTGTAATCTTTTTGTTTGTTAGAAATCTGTTATAGTTGTtaagttagttagttagttagctTCTCTGTTGTATATAAACTATAGCATCAGTGTATCATTATTCAAGTTAATGAGAATTTACTCTTAACAAATCtcattggtatcagagcctaaaTTGAAAGCTCACTAGTATAAATACTTGAGTTAGTTTAGAAccctaatttttaaattacagCTAGATTTCTTTTAATCTGCTCTAGATAAAGTAGAACAAGAGTAATAAATACATAATCAACCAGGACTACTAACTAGTGTAGGGACATACATAATTGAAAACTAAGTAAAAAGTACAAGtagtaaaggaagagagaagtaAAAACAAGATAACACCGTgatgtattatcgaagaggaaaactgaaaaaaccggctaaaaaacctctctgcagCCTTACAAGCCGAATCGATCTACTAGTAAATTAGTTTGAGTACAAGGATAACAattagaccctccaagcctaggcTACCCTCTATACTTGAGCCATCCGAACCCCAACTACCAATGGGCTTCACCAAGccttgtcttcactagctttcTAGGTCTCATAACTATCCCCAATTGCTCCCACCAAAGATTGGCATGACCCAATGCTTTCCAATTGCTCCAAATCAACTCATAACACTTTGAATGGATGTGGGTTGTTTTTGGGCTAAGAACTTTTCAAAGGATATGGAATTAGAGAGGGAAGAGAGTGaagaaaactaagagaaatgtgtagatgattgttgGTTTGTAATCTCTAACTTTCCAATggatttctagggttttctctctgaaactCTTCTTACAATTTCGTGGGTAATTTTGGCTTTTATAGTGTGAGTAAAGGTATAAGGGAAACACACAGAATTCCAGCTGTCAGTGCATCTTGCGACTTAGTTCGAAAGTTGGCCAAGTCACGACCTACTTGCAAAATACCTCTGACACTTGAGTCATTTGAACTTCCAACATGTGCTCCTCATGTGGCCTTTCGCGGGTTGTAGCAGTTAAGAACCAGTCGAGAGTAATTCgcgaaatcctttgttcttcataGATCTTCACCAAATTGAACGCTATACCCATTACAtgtattcccaaaaaaatactGCTAAATGATTGAatgaattacaatcaaatttgacatgaaatttaAGCCAATAAACATAAActgaaaatcacaactttactatacttatttgtattaactaTCAAATGCCTTTGTGTGTAttctgataggccaaaaacgtattgacccccttgtgataaattaattgattaattagccaagtttattaattaatcaaattaacatgcaatgtacgtggtagcacaaacaaatcaccaattaaactaagtatgcagtggaaattaaattgacacggtgatttgtttacgaacggggaaaacctacatgacaaaaaccccatcgggtgattttaaggtcattactcccgagaatccactattatcaaaacaagcgattacaagtaaaggaatctcaataccttatatcaacctacagttgaacccttaccccaatacctaattggacttgttttatagtaacaatctctccttttcaatgcacggctcccagtatgtgactaaccaattgcgtggatcctagtacgcgacttctatcaccaactagagaaggttgttggctgtaaagttcttcagttcatcacacaatgaagataATGAAGTTGCTTgttcacaaaaccctacggtgtacaaacacagcagcttcttcacaagaaagatgaattaggacAAATTTTGTCTctgatcacaatttgcttaaacaaactttgctcaacacttgtgcaacttgtgtcatctttgacggcctttaaaataatccttatatatgtctaaggttgtgagaaaagaaagcccaaacatataatcACGGATTTGATGAAAAACAGACTCAAAAatctgagtttcataaacctcgatagataccctatctgtcgagttgCTGTTGAGCCATCGAATTCAGACAGCTCTAAATCTCGATAGATTGCTAGCTAtggagctttaatgaacaacacttttcacacttgattcttggacagacttgcatggttttaacacttgaacttgaaaccttgtttcttgaaacattaaatacatcttagatctacccaattacaagtaaagtgcattttgttaaaggattagccaattacataaaatagtgacatatgttcctaacatgtataacacatatgtcctaacaatctccccttttggcaatccgtgacaaagccacaacaaacaaatgagatatgagagaagccataaatcactcaactcatattcacttgttgaatacaataaaatctatcctaacaaaaactcttgaaaaactttgcaagaagagagtttatgacaagtagactttgacaacctgtatttctgaaacactttaaaaaaaactcatcaagacatcttagtgtaaaatagaaataatagattgcatacaagttataagaagcatgtgcattaagagagaaaagaaacaatacatGAAAGGGTAGgtgaaaaacatacatcaatatgtaaagaatataagtacaatatatgtcaaaatggtcacaaaacccatgtacaagagataaatgtatctaaagtagacaaaaaagaaaaagatacataatatcctcactacatccctcaaaatcaacactccccctaacaaaaatctcctaaactaactctccccttaaTTATGACTACTCTCAAAACCAAAGTGTAAGAGTGTCAAGAAGACATCTCGTTAGCACTGGAAGAGCTATCAtctccatcatcctcatcatcagaaGCAgtggcatcatcatcatcatcctcattctCAGGAGCCTCTGGAGTGGGTGGAGGAGAAGTAATGAAGCCACCCATGACCGCCTGGCATCGTGCAATACGACCAACTCAGGTGTTCACCTGACGCAACTCATCATTGAGAATGttaaggcgagcatccatgcgctgaagCTATGCCATGATGTCCCCGAGAGTCACACCGCTCGTAGAAGAAGagggagcggatgtggatggagccaAAGGAATGGGAGGAGTTGCTAACCTGGACCGCCTTGACCGAAACTGTGCCTTGCTTCGTTTAAGGGTAGCGGCATCTATAGCAcctgacagtttttagaccccttaaacaattgattaaacctaggtaattagccaagttgttacttagtccaattaaacaagtctaggttatcacaataataaagatcaaatcatgcaaagcagcgaaaaataaataacataagatatgatcacccaggaaaccaaaccggtaaaaacctggggaggatttgacctagttatcctcaaggtaaacttgaatccactatcttgaaagaatcgaagttcatacaaaaggacttacaagcacccccgcttgacttcctaatgctaccaactagtagaacttactgacacgaccacgtgcaaactccgaatccacggactccttctttcttggattcccaccagctacaagcacccgcttgtgtattctttaagttttaatggcagcaactgaattgatcatcaaggtgtagaaaatatctcctccttgaaatccttaagtttgtgtaaaggaaagctcttctaaatctcacaagagatttacacaaaccgcaatatgagcaacactaaaacgtggctagggtttgccttttatacttaggacaaataagaaaccctaaaaatgttttaaaacaaatagggctgagttggacgaatctgcagaaaagtgatctgcccgagctttgatcggtcgagcctaaccttcgatcgatcgagccaggccgaaagccacagtgcttcctgctttaaactcaattccaactttacattgacatacaactttgagctagctttaaacacttctaaacacattgttttgatcatggtttgccaacaatacaaattagagttctaaatacataaaatcctaaactttagaacctaacaaactccccctttgacaatccgtgacaaaacacaacttagaagctcaaagtttacaaaatgaaaagccctttacaaaataatgctcataaaccaaattcaatcctaactactatccatcagttgcaagtgtagacagcaactcaattgaatcaacctgtatatttcctgaaacactaaacaaaatgcataaccgcatgtgtggaaataatacaagtaaacaaaataacttcttgatttcaaacaacacacaaataaagacatatatcaatgaatacctcataaatataaaatcaataagcagtttgaaacaagaaacaaaaataaagtactaacaaaaacataaaactccccctaacatgaatatcccatcaaaaacaaataatctccccctgaaaacaaaaaacctacaagtactccccatttttgtgacggaatgccaaaggacaaacaagatatccatcatcaaaagggaggtggtctaaactgcgccaactccgcacgcaaggtacggatctcatcaagtacatccaccaaaatctgtccttgagccgcctgaacggtcaagacatgatccaacgt encodes:
- the LOC115992733 gene encoding (3S,6E)-nerolidol synthase 1-like, translating into MALSIKPLFASYNPPNAPKRIPKATNSDHFSQNPLPSARKLNIAHDHTLPLPLKHHNYRSKHDADKIHSQHAQKLKEVKDVLNKAGEDPLEGLYMIDAIQRLGIDYHFQEEIETILQRQNMISSACGYNEINNQPYETALRFRLLRQDGYYVSSALFNNFKDKERKFKSSLVGDIKGLIGLYEASQLSIEGEDILDEAGEFSRQYLTEWATHLDHQQAILITDTLKNPHHKSQARFTTKNIQTNIQGTNEWINVVQELAQIDSNMVHEIHQKEIHQILKWWKDLGLANELKFARDQPLKWYMWPMACLTDPILSEQRVELTKPLALLYIIDDIFDVRGTLDELKHFTEVVNRWELDAAEQLPDYMKICFKALYDITNEICYKVYKKHGWNPLESLKKTWARLCNAFLIEAQWLAHGIFPKTEEYLKNALISTGVHMVLVHTFFFLGQGITNETVDLLDDVPGIISSTAKILRLWDDLGSAKDENQDGRDGSYLKCYMKEHCGSSIKDTREHIISMISDEWKCLNKECLYSYPFPASFKNVSLNAARMVPLMYNYDDNHRLPSLEEHMKSLLIGGVVTQQNELTIVSQMKAEG